The Megalops cyprinoides isolate fMegCyp1 chromosome 10, fMegCyp1.pri, whole genome shotgun sequence genome window below encodes:
- the tent5ba gene encoding terminal nucleotidyltransferase 5ba — protein sequence MSSGDASEQSRRFSVLSWEQVQRLDSILGETVPIHGRGNFPTLSVQPRQIVQVVRARLEEKGIVVRDVKLNGSAASHVLHQDTGLGYKDLDLIFGVSLTDDKAFRLVKDVVLDCLLDFLPAGVNKDRITPLTLKEAYVQKLVKVCNDTDRWSLISLSNNTGKNVELKFVDSLRRQFEFSVDSFQIGLDSLLLFDRCSETAMSESFHPTVLGESVYGDFQEALEHLRQRTIATRSPEEIRGGGLLKYCHLLVRGFRPASEAEMKSLQRYMCSRFFIDFPDIGEQQRKLEAYLQNHFAGMEHKRYDCLVTLHRVVNESTVCLMGHERRQTLGLISALALRVLAEQNVIPTVTNVTCYYQPAPYVQDINFNNYYIAHVQPLAATCRNSYQTWLPCN from the exons ATGTCCTCCGGTGATGCGTCGGAGCAGAGTCGGCGGTTCAGTGTGCTGTCTTGGGAGCAGGTGCAGCGCTTGGACTCCATCCTCGGAGAGACCGTGCCCATCCACGGCCGCGGAAACTTCCCGACTCTGTCTGTTCAGCCCCGGCAAATTGTACAG GTGGTGCGAGCCCGgctggaggagaaagggatTGTGGTCCGGGATGTGAAGCTGAACGGCTCGGCAGCCAGCCATGTGCTGCACCAAGACACAGGCCTGGGCTATAAGGACCTGGACCTGATCTTCGGCGTCAGCCTCACCGACGACAAGGCCTTCCGGCTGGTGAAGGACGTGGTGCTGGACTGCCTACTGGACTTTCTGCCGGCCGGCGTCAACAAGGACCGCATCACGCCACTGACGCTGAAGGAGGCCTACGTGCAGAAGCTGGTGAAGGTGTGCAACGACACGGACCGCTGGAGCCTCATCTCGCTCTCCAACAACACGGGCAAGAACGTGGAGCTCAAGTTCGTGGACTCGCTGCGGCGGCAGTTCGAGTTCAGCGTGGACTCCTTCCAGATCGGCCTGGACTCGCTCCTGCTCTTCGACAGGTGCTCGGAGACGGCCATGTCAGAGAGCTTCCACCCGACCGTGCTGGGCGAGAGCGTGTACGGGGACTTCCAGGAGGCCCTGGAGCACCTGCGGCAGCGGACCATCGCCACGCGCAGCCCCGAGGAGATCCGGGGCGGCGGGCTGCTGAaatactgccacctgctggtgcGGGGGTTCCGGCCGGCCTCGGAGGCGGAGATGAAGTCCCTGCAGCGCTATATGTGCTCCCGCTTCTTCATCGACTTCCCCGACATCGGCGAGCAGCAGCGCAAGCTAGAGGCCTACCTGCAGAACCACTTCGCCGGCATGGAGCACAAGCGCTACGACTGCCTGGTCACGCTGCACCGCGTGGTGAACGAGAGCACCGTCTGCCTGATGGGCCACGAGCGGCGGCAGACGCTGGGCCTGATCTCCGCCCTGGCCCTGCGCGTGCTGGCCGAGCAGAACGTTATCCCCACCGTCACCAACGTCACCTGCTACTACCAGCCCGCCCCTTACGTGCAGGACATCAACTTTAACAACTACTACATTGCACACGTGCAGCCCCTGGCGGCCACCTGCAGAAACTCATATCAGACCTGGCTGCCTTGCAACTGA